Proteins from a genomic interval of Aquabacterium sp. J223:
- a CDS encoding aldehyde dehydrogenase family protein: MDRLKFYIDGAWVDPALPSTLDVVNPATEAPFARISLGSPQDVDRAVRAARRAFAGYAQTSVAERLGWLSRIVDGFRARLPELARTMTLEMGSPITFSTERQATVALFHFEEAVRVLQHFPFEERMGPGIIRREPIGVCGLITPWNWPLNQVASKVAPALATGCTVVLKPSEIAPLSSMILAEVIDAAGLPPGVFNLVNGDGPTVGEAIAAHPEVDMVSFTGSTTAGIRVAKLAADTVKRVAQELGGKSANIILPDADLKAAVIAGVHACYTNAGQNCQSPTRMLVPRAQREAAFEAAREAVQSIRLGDPLDPASTMGPLVSQGQYDKVQGLVRAGLEEGATLVAGGPGKPAHLDRGYYVRPTVFGDVTRDMRIAREEIFGPVLSIMAYDTEDEAVDIANDTPFGLAGFVQSKDLRRARAVANRLRTGRVYLNGAAFDRSLPFGGYKQSGNGREFGVFGFEEYLEVKAILGSPQ; this comes from the coding sequence ATGGACCGACTGAAGTTCTACATCGACGGTGCCTGGGTCGACCCCGCGCTGCCGTCCACCCTCGACGTGGTCAACCCCGCCACGGAGGCGCCCTTCGCGCGCATCAGCCTCGGCTCGCCGCAGGACGTCGACCGGGCCGTGCGGGCGGCGCGCCGCGCCTTTGCCGGCTACGCGCAGACCAGCGTGGCCGAACGGCTGGGCTGGCTGAGCCGCATCGTCGACGGCTTTCGCGCCCGCCTGCCCGAGCTGGCGCGCACGATGACGCTGGAGATGGGCTCGCCCATCACCTTCTCCACCGAGCGGCAGGCCACCGTCGCGCTGTTCCACTTCGAGGAGGCGGTTCGGGTGCTGCAGCACTTCCCCTTCGAGGAACGCATGGGACCGGGCATCATCCGCCGCGAGCCGATCGGCGTGTGCGGGCTGATCACGCCCTGGAACTGGCCGCTGAACCAGGTGGCGTCGAAGGTGGCGCCGGCGCTGGCCACCGGCTGCACCGTGGTGCTCAAGCCGAGCGAGATCGCACCGCTCAGCTCGATGATCCTGGCCGAGGTGATCGACGCCGCCGGCCTGCCGCCCGGCGTCTTCAACCTGGTCAACGGCGACGGCCCGACCGTCGGCGAGGCCATCGCCGCCCACCCCGAGGTGGACATGGTGTCCTTCACCGGCTCCACCACCGCGGGCATCCGCGTGGCCAAGCTGGCCGCCGACACCGTCAAGCGGGTGGCGCAGGAACTGGGCGGCAAGTCGGCCAACATCATCCTGCCCGACGCCGACCTGAAGGCCGCGGTCATCGCCGGCGTTCACGCCTGCTACACCAACGCCGGCCAGAACTGCCAGTCGCCGACACGCATGCTGGTGCCGCGCGCCCAGCGGGAGGCGGCCTTCGAAGCCGCTCGCGAGGCGGTGCAGTCGATCCGGCTCGGCGACCCGCTCGACCCCGCCTCCACCATGGGACCGCTGGTCAGCCAGGGCCAGTACGACAAGGTGCAGGGACTGGTGCGGGCCGGCCTCGAGGAAGGGGCGACGCTGGTGGCCGGCGGGCCGGGCAAGCCGGCGCACCTGGACCGCGGCTACTACGTGCGCCCCACGGTGTTCGGCGACGTCACGCGGGACATGCGGATCGCGCGCGAGGAGATCTTCGGGCCGGTGCTGTCCATCATGGCCTACGACACCGAGGACGAGGCGGTGGACATCGCCAACGACACGCCGTTCGGCCTCGCGGGGTTCGTGCAGTCGAAGGACCTGCGGCGCGCCCGCGCGGTGGCCAACCGCCTGCGCACCGGCCGCGTCTACCTGAACGGCGCGGCCTTCGACCGCAGCCTGCCCTTCGGCGGCTACAAGCAGTCGGGCAAC
- a CDS encoding Bug family tripartite tricarboxylate transporter substrate binding protein, with product MDLTTLARRLACAAGLLLSLTGAATAQGDWPNKPVRIIAIFAPGGSSDLVARQIAQHLSTRFGQQFIVENRVGAGGNIGVDHVAKSPPDGYTLAMATSGPLANNKSLYNPMPFDPEKDLTPIALVGEIPLVLAVNPSVKASTLGEFIAQSKSAPNALTVANPGKGTIGHLATESLRLNSAARLSSVPYKGDAPAMTDAMTGSVEGVSAPVTSLLANIQGQKLKALAVTSKARFPGLPNVPTALEQGVNLEATVWNALVGPAGVPRSIVTALNQEINKYTASAEGKAKLASLGVVPLAGTPAQLSELMASEAAKWKRVVEAAKISID from the coding sequence ATGGACCTGACGACCCTTGCCCGCCGCCTCGCCTGCGCCGCGGGCCTGCTGCTGTCGCTGACCGGCGCCGCCACGGCGCAGGGCGACTGGCCCAACAAGCCGGTGCGCATCATCGCGATCTTCGCGCCCGGCGGCAGCTCCGACCTCGTGGCGCGACAGATCGCCCAGCACCTGAGCACCCGGTTCGGGCAGCAGTTCATCGTGGAGAACCGGGTCGGGGCCGGCGGCAACATCGGCGTCGACCACGTGGCCAAGTCGCCGCCGGACGGCTACACCCTGGCAATGGCCACGTCGGGGCCGCTGGCGAACAACAAGTCGCTGTACAACCCGATGCCCTTCGACCCGGAGAAGGACCTGACGCCCATCGCGCTGGTCGGCGAGATCCCGCTGGTGCTCGCGGTCAACCCGTCGGTGAAGGCCTCGACGCTGGGTGAGTTCATCGCGCAGAGCAAGTCGGCGCCCAATGCGTTGACGGTGGCCAACCCCGGCAAGGGCACCATCGGCCACCTGGCCACCGAGTCGCTGCGGTTGAACAGCGCCGCGCGGCTGTCGTCGGTGCCGTACAAGGGCGACGCCCCGGCGATGACCGACGCCATGACGGGCTCGGTCGAAGGGGTGTCGGCGCCGGTGACCTCGCTGCTGGCCAACATCCAGGGCCAAAAGCTGAAGGCGCTGGCCGTCACCTCCAAGGCCCGCTTCCCGGGGCTGCCCAACGTCCCGACGGCGCTCGAGCAGGGCGTGAACCTGGAAGCCACCGTGTGGAACGCGCTGGTGGGTCCGGCCGGCGTGCCGCGGTCGATCGTCACCGCCTTGAACCAGGAGATCAACAAGTACACCGCCTCGGCCGAAGGCAAGGCCAAGCTGGCGTCGCTCGGCGTGGTGCCGCTGGCCGGCACGCCGGCCCAGCTGAGCGAGCTGATGGCCAGCGAGGCGGCCAAATGGAAACGTGTCGTCGAGGCGGCCAAGATCTCGATCGACTGA
- a CDS encoding MaoC family dehydratase — MDTAPRYFEDFQVGEHWESAPVQVTADEIVAFGRSFDPQPMHVDEAAAARGPFKGLIASGWHVAAIAMREFVRAGGHGSTPAVGLGVDELKWQAPVRADDRLVVRREVVELRRSASQPGQGIVRTRVTVRNQAGVVVMSLLSAGRVAARGTGSAA; from the coding sequence ATGGACACCGCCCCCCGCTACTTCGAGGACTTCCAGGTCGGTGAGCACTGGGAGAGCGCGCCGGTGCAGGTCACCGCCGACGAGATCGTCGCCTTCGGTCGCAGCTTCGACCCGCAGCCGATGCACGTCGACGAAGCCGCCGCGGCACGGGGCCCCTTCAAGGGCCTCATCGCCAGCGGCTGGCATGTCGCGGCCATCGCCATGCGCGAGTTCGTGCGCGCCGGCGGGCATGGGTCGACCCCCGCGGTCGGCCTCGGCGTCGACGAGCTCAAGTGGCAGGCGCCGGTGCGCGCCGACGACCGGCTCGTGGTGCGCCGGGAGGTGGTCGAACTGCGCCGCTCGGCGTCGCAACCGGGCCAGGGCATCGTGCGCACGCGGGTGACCGTGCGCAACCAGGCCGGGGTGGTGGTGATGTCGCTGCTCAGCGCCGGGCGCGTGGCCGCGCGCGGGACGGGGTCGGCGGCATGA
- a CDS encoding MaoC family dehydratase gives MTVVVERADDLAAHVGTELGASDWVTIDQAKIDAFADLTGDDHWIHVDAERARRDRPDGRTIAHGFYLLALIPFLQRRIYTIRQRGVGLNYGCERVRFTSPVPVGSRVRLRQTVKACTRLEGATRLTFTSTMDVEGQSRPALVADTILQIHDR, from the coding sequence ATGACGGTCGTCGTCGAACGAGCGGACGACCTGGCCGCCCACGTCGGCACGGAGCTCGGCGCCAGCGACTGGGTGACCATCGACCAGGCCAAGATCGACGCCTTTGCCGACCTCACCGGCGACGACCACTGGATCCACGTCGACGCGGAACGCGCCCGCCGCGACAGGCCCGATGGCAGGACCATCGCGCACGGCTTCTACCTGCTGGCGCTGATCCCGTTCCTGCAGCGGCGCATCTACACCATCCGCCAGCGCGGCGTGGGGCTGAACTACGGCTGCGAGCGGGTGCGCTTCACCTCGCCGGTGCCGGTCGGTTCGCGCGTGCGCCTGCGCCAGACGGTGAAGGCCTGCACCCGGCTGGAAGGCGCCACCCGCCTCACCTTCACCTCGACCATGGACGTCGAGGGCCAGTCGCGGCCGGCGCTGGTCGCCGACACCATCCTGCAGATCCACGACCGCTAG
- a CDS encoding class I adenylate-forming enzyme family protein has product MTVSEFPSEGEGVAFTPFAEIIAGHADRRPDAVAFQVDERTLTWHALHRRAGRVANALRRARVKPGDRVALLGSASLAYVECFFGTVAARACVVPLPVSASVPTLEALLDDCGAKVLFVDLDADGAFADMAARRAARGLRVIPFGIDDGGDYTEWRDAAGTGDGALDPARDDDPFNIIYSSGTTGLPKGIVHLHGMRQRQASRRGFFSTEARTLLSTPMYSNTTIMPLLGTVAHGGACLLMRRFDAGRYLALAARHRATHTMLVPVQYARILAHPDADTGGLASLQVSQCTGAPLDLALKRQILAQWPGRFIEVYGLTEGGVSCFLDAHAHPDKLDTVGRPGHGSEVFLIDASGRRLPPDAIGVAGEVVGRSPFMMAGYHRRPEATAEIRWLDEQGRVHHRSGDIGRFDADGFLTLLDRIKDVIISGGHNIYAADLEAVLARHEDVLDAAVIGVPSERWGETPLALVTLRPGASVTPEALRDWVNAQVGKTQRLSAVEWRDALPRSALGKLSKKALRAPYWASSTSHPMPS; this is encoded by the coding sequence ATGACCGTTTCCGAGTTTCCAAGCGAAGGCGAGGGCGTGGCGTTCACGCCCTTCGCCGAGATCATTGCCGGGCACGCCGACCGCCGGCCGGACGCGGTGGCCTTCCAGGTCGACGAGCGCACCCTGACCTGGCACGCGCTGCACCGGCGGGCCGGGCGCGTCGCGAACGCGCTGCGCCGGGCGCGGGTGAAGCCGGGCGACCGCGTGGCCCTGCTCGGCTCGGCGTCGCTGGCCTATGTCGAGTGCTTCTTCGGCACCGTCGCGGCACGCGCCTGCGTGGTGCCGCTGCCCGTGTCGGCCAGCGTGCCGACGCTGGAGGCGCTGCTGGACGACTGCGGGGCCAAGGTGCTGTTCGTCGACCTCGACGCCGATGGCGCCTTCGCCGACATGGCCGCCCGCCGCGCCGCGCGCGGGCTGCGCGTCATCCCGTTCGGGATCGACGACGGCGGCGACTACACCGAATGGCGGGATGCCGCCGGCACGGGCGACGGTGCGCTCGATCCGGCGCGCGACGACGACCCCTTCAACATCATCTACAGCTCGGGCACCACCGGGCTGCCCAAGGGCATCGTCCACCTGCACGGCATGCGCCAGCGCCAGGCGTCGCGCCGGGGCTTCTTCTCCACCGAGGCGCGCACGCTGCTGTCCACGCCCATGTACTCCAACACGACCATCATGCCGCTGCTCGGCACGGTGGCCCATGGCGGCGCCTGCCTGCTCATGCGGCGGTTCGACGCCGGCCGCTACCTGGCCCTGGCGGCCCGCCACCGGGCGACGCACACCATGCTCGTGCCGGTGCAGTACGCGCGCATCCTGGCGCACCCGGACGCCGACACCGGCGGCCTGGCGTCGCTGCAGGTCAGCCAGTGCACCGGCGCGCCGCTGGACCTGGCGCTGAAGCGCCAGATCCTGGCGCAATGGCCCGGCCGGTTCATCGAGGTCTACGGCCTGACCGAAGGCGGGGTGTCCTGTTTCCTCGACGCCCACGCGCACCCCGACAAGCTCGACACCGTCGGGCGGCCCGGACACGGCTCCGAGGTGTTCCTCATCGACGCGTCGGGACGGCGCCTGCCGCCCGACGCGATCGGCGTCGCGGGCGAGGTGGTCGGCCGTTCGCCCTTCATGATGGCCGGCTACCACCGCCGGCCCGAAGCGACCGCCGAGATCCGCTGGCTCGACGAGCAGGGCCGGGTGCACCACCGCAGCGGCGACATCGGCCGCTTCGACGCCGACGGCTTCCTCACGCTGCTCGACCGCATCAAGGACGTGATCATCTCCGGTGGGCACAACATCTATGCCGCCGACCTGGAGGCGGTGCTCGCGCGCCACGAGGACGTGCTGGACGCGGCGGTGATCGGCGTGCCGAGCGAACGCTGGGGCGAGACGCCGCTGGCGCTCGTCACCCTGCGCCCCGGCGCCTCGGTGACGCCAGAGGCGCTGCGCGACTGGGTCAACGCCCAGGTCGGCAAGACGCAGCGCCTGTCGGCGGTGGAGTGGCGCGACGCACTGCCGCGGTCGGCGCTGGGCAAGCTGTCGAAGAAGGCACTGCGCGCGCCCTACTGGGCTTCTTCCACTTCCCACCCCATGCCCTCATGA
- a CDS encoding fumarylacetoacetate hydrolase family protein: MAPLDTDALVAALRHARDGGPRVDDTAWQPHVTTLEQAYAVQERLFAALDPAAVARHWKSGAASTGEPSRHAPLPSAGVHTAGADLRDLSPEPGWVEAEVALRIGRAVGPDEARSLGPDTAPALVDGLCVSIEVLGSRWAGGRGAPPLLKLADLLMHAALVVGEIVPFAPRDWASQACRVRIGDGEGQSFTGSLGIGDPAWVLVDWLRHATRQGAVVEAGTVVSTGSWCGMLPVRRGDRVAVEFPGLGAAQVQL; encoded by the coding sequence ATGGCACCCCTCGACACCGATGCCCTCGTGGCGGCGCTGCGCCATGCCCGCGACGGCGGCCCGCGGGTCGACGACACCGCCTGGCAGCCGCACGTCACGACGCTGGAACAGGCCTACGCGGTGCAGGAGCGCCTGTTCGCCGCGCTGGACCCGGCCGCCGTCGCCCGGCACTGGAAGTCCGGCGCCGCGTCGACGGGAGAGCCGTCGCGCCATGCCCCGCTGCCGTCGGCCGGTGTGCACACCGCCGGCGCCGACCTGCGGGACCTGTCGCCCGAGCCCGGCTGGGTCGAGGCGGAGGTGGCGCTGCGGATCGGCCGCGCGGTGGGTCCTGACGAAGCGCGCTCGCTCGGACCGGACACGGCGCCGGCGCTGGTCGACGGCCTGTGCGTGTCCATCGAGGTGCTGGGGTCGCGCTGGGCCGGTGGCCGCGGCGCGCCGCCGCTGCTGAAGCTGGCCGACCTGCTGATGCACGCCGCGCTGGTGGTCGGCGAGATCGTGCCGTTCGCGCCGCGCGACTGGGCCTCCCAGGCCTGCCGCGTGCGCATCGGCGATGGCGAGGGGCAGTCCTTCACCGGCAGCCTGGGCATCGGCGACCCGGCCTGGGTGCTCGTCGACTGGCTGCGCCACGCCACCCGGCAGGGGGCGGTGGTCGAGGCCGGCACGGTGGTCAGCACCGGCAGCTGGTGCGGGATGCTGCCGGTGCGGCGCGGCGACCGGGTGGCGGTCGAGTTCCCGGGCCTGGGCGCCGCGCAGGTGCAGCTGTAG
- a CDS encoding DNA-binding transcriptional regulator has protein sequence MSSSTPVRAVVRALDLLQALNRQAVSTLDVLHLQTRIPKPTLVRLLQTFEARGIVRHAPQHGAYLLTEGVRSLSSGYHSEPMVVEAAAALMDAMTLRVKWPLALAMLDDHAMVVRYSTIPLSPLSMRHSTINFRLSLVSRAIGRAYLAFCSPEQQEALLQSVLQSPSPEDEAAKHPEALAPVLERVRASGYALRDAQVVPSTNTLAVPIFDAHGVAASLGLTFFSSTLKPEQAVERYFGELTDVARQVGDRLKELQAA, from the coding sequence ATGAGCTCGTCGACCCCCGTGCGCGCCGTCGTCCGGGCGCTCGACCTGCTGCAGGCGCTGAACCGGCAGGCGGTCTCGACGCTGGACGTGCTGCACCTGCAGACGCGCATCCCGAAGCCGACGCTGGTGCGCCTGCTGCAGACCTTCGAGGCCCGCGGCATCGTGCGCCATGCCCCGCAGCACGGGGCCTACCTGCTGACCGAGGGCGTGCGGTCGCTGTCCTCCGGCTACCACAGCGAGCCGATGGTGGTCGAGGCCGCCGCCGCGCTGATGGACGCGATGACGCTGCGCGTGAAGTGGCCGCTGGCGCTGGCCATGCTGGACGACCACGCGATGGTGGTGCGCTACAGCACCATCCCGCTGTCGCCGCTGTCGATGCGCCACTCGACGATCAACTTCCGGCTCAGCCTGGTGAGCCGGGCCATCGGCCGCGCCTACCTCGCCTTCTGCTCGCCCGAGCAGCAGGAGGCGCTGCTGCAGTCGGTGCTGCAGTCGCCCTCGCCGGAGGACGAGGCGGCCAAGCACCCGGAGGCGCTGGCGCCGGTCCTCGAGCGCGTGCGGGCGTCGGGCTACGCGCTGCGCGATGCGCAGGTGGTGCCCTCGACCAACACGCTGGCGGTGCCGATCTTCGACGCCCACGGCGTCGCCGCGTCGCTCGGCCTGACGTTCTTCTCCTCCACGCTGAAGCCCGAGCAGGCGGTCGAGCGCTACTTCGGCGAGCTGACCGACGTCGCGCGGCAGGTGGGCGACCGGCTGAAGGAACTGCAGGCCGCCTGA
- a CDS encoding amidohydrolase — protein MSTSRPLLFDAHAHLVADDQARYPRNPMQRAADAPYRPPGVIGRPGGHHGPNPINEVPDASRMLRWMAEENVDGAVAVQKRMVYRYDNSYILDSSDAHPDLFCAVVILDAEDPATPQTVQRWIRDHGLAGLRLFGGRKPDGSMPWLDSPRP, from the coding sequence ATGAGCACCTCCCGACCCCTGCTGTTCGACGCCCACGCCCACCTGGTCGCCGACGACCAGGCGCGCTACCCGCGCAACCCGATGCAGCGCGCCGCCGACGCGCCGTACCGCCCGCCCGGCGTGATCGGTCGGCCCGGCGGCCACCATGGGCCCAACCCCATCAACGAGGTGCCCGACGCCTCCCGCATGCTGCGCTGGATGGCCGAGGAGAACGTCGACGGTGCCGTGGCGGTGCAGAAGCGCATGGTCTACCGCTACGACAACAGCTACATCCTCGACTCGTCGGACGCCCATCCGGACCTCTTCTGCGCGGTGGTCATCCTCGATGCCGAGGACCCGGCCACGCCGCAGACGGTGCAGCGCTGGATCCGCGACCACGGGCTGGCCGGGCTGCGGCTGTTCGGCGGCCGCAAGCCCGACGGCAGCATGCCGTGGCTCGACTCCCCCAGGCCCTGA
- a CDS encoding flavin reductase, with the protein MARLPQALKSWDVIDEAGLVMDLEVLAQGGGGPSIPTLLALAERYPDARIVLDHLLEPELHDGEHFGMDERWERLAASGRFFLKFTSINLDHCREEGFPANRVLRRAVDLFGADRVMWGSDIGTSSGTYQDMVQRMLDASDLLSPEEQRAVWHDTGRRVFVKGGRKGGVPGRAHGRFAAGRHVTHRYTTVPAAGMDTATAYRLICGVVVPRPVAWITTVGADGRVNAAPFSSYNYVAHSPPMVAVNIGTRLGELKDTARNIRETGWFCVNVATEAVMEVMHRCGADYPPEVGEPEALGIELLPGSLTPVPRIAASPIHLECRLDQAVTLGRGLNTLYIGEVLAFHLSDAVYDGRHVDSVKLRPIARLGGPWYAALGETFHRPALQRPPGDPAETTP; encoded by the coding sequence GTGGCTCGACTCCCCCAGGCCCTGAAGAGCTGGGACGTGATCGACGAGGCCGGCCTGGTGATGGACCTGGAGGTGCTGGCCCAGGGCGGCGGCGGGCCGTCCATCCCGACGCTGCTGGCGCTGGCCGAGCGCTACCCCGACGCCCGCATCGTGCTCGACCACCTGCTCGAACCCGAACTGCACGACGGCGAGCACTTCGGCATGGACGAGCGCTGGGAGCGCCTGGCCGCCAGCGGGCGCTTCTTCCTGAAGTTCACCTCCATCAACCTCGACCACTGCCGCGAGGAGGGCTTCCCCGCCAACCGGGTGCTGCGGCGGGCGGTGGACCTGTTCGGTGCCGACCGTGTGATGTGGGGCTCGGACATCGGCACCTCCTCCGGCACCTACCAGGACATGGTGCAGCGCATGCTCGACGCCTCGGACCTGCTGTCGCCCGAGGAGCAGCGCGCGGTCTGGCACGACACCGGCCGCCGGGTGTTCGTCAAGGGCGGGCGCAAGGGGGGAGTACCAGGGCGAGCGCACGGCAGGTTTGCAGCGGGCCGGCACGTGACCCACCGCTACACCACGGTGCCGGCGGCCGGCATGGACACGGCCACGGCCTACCGCCTGATCTGCGGCGTGGTGGTGCCGCGGCCCGTGGCCTGGATCACCACCGTCGGCGCCGACGGGCGGGTCAACGCCGCGCCCTTCAGTTCCTACAACTACGTCGCGCACAGCCCGCCCATGGTGGCGGTGAACATCGGCACCCGCCTGGGCGAGCTGAAGGACACCGCCCGCAACATCCGCGAGACCGGCTGGTTCTGCGTCAACGTGGCCACCGAGGCGGTGATGGAGGTGATGCACCGCTGCGGCGCCGACTACCCGCCGGAGGTCGGCGAGCCCGAGGCGCTGGGCATCGAGCTGCTGCCCGGCAGCCTGACGCCGGTGCCGCGCATCGCCGCCTCGCCCATCCACCTCGAATGCCGGCTCGACCAGGCGGTGACGCTCGGCCGCGGCCTCAACACCCTCTACATCGGCGAGGTGCTGGCCTTCCACCTGTCGGACGCGGTGTACGACGGCCGCCATGTGGACAGCGTGAAGCTGCGCCCGATCGCGCGGCTGGGCGGGCCGTGGTACGCCGCGCTGGGCGAGACCTTCCACCGCCCCGCGCTGCAGCGCCCGCCGGGCGACCCTGCGGAGACCACGCCATGA
- a CDS encoding HpcH/HpaI aldolase family protein translates to MNYALPGDGGFHVGTFVKTTSPHVVEILGGAGLDFAVLDAEHAPFDRAALDLALLAGRAVGLPLFVRVAERTAAGLLGVLDMGAAGVLVPHVDTEQDARDVVAHCRYVGGDRGYSSSSRAAGYGTLGMPQAIAHGDRSVVVCQIESVAAVENAARIAAVPGVAALFVGRADLALSMGLHNAQHPSVLAATQDVIRASLAAGTPVGMFVGGNAERETYRALGVSWFVQGSDQSLLRQAAQAMARPPSTESA, encoded by the coding sequence ATGAACTACGCCCTGCCGGGCGACGGCGGCTTCCACGTCGGCACCTTCGTCAAGACCACCTCGCCGCACGTCGTCGAGATCCTCGGCGGCGCCGGCCTCGACTTCGCGGTGCTGGACGCGGAGCACGCGCCCTTCGACCGCGCGGCGCTCGACCTCGCCCTGCTCGCCGGCCGCGCGGTCGGCCTGCCGCTCTTCGTGCGGGTGGCCGAGCGCACCGCGGCCGGCCTGCTCGGCGTGCTGGACATGGGCGCGGCCGGCGTGCTGGTGCCGCACGTCGACACCGAGCAGGACGCCCGCGACGTGGTGGCGCACTGCCGCTACGTCGGCGGCGACCGCGGCTACTCCAGCTCGTCGCGGGCCGCCGGCTACGGCACGCTCGGCATGCCGCAGGCCATCGCCCATGGCGACCGCAGCGTGGTGGTCTGCCAGATCGAGAGCGTGGCGGCGGTGGAGAACGCCGCCCGCATCGCCGCCGTGCCCGGCGTCGCCGCGCTGTTCGTCGGCCGTGCCGACCTGGCGCTGTCGATGGGCCTGCACAACGCCCAGCACCCCAGCGTGCTGGCGGCGACGCAGGACGTGATCCGCGCCTCGCTGGCCGCGGGCACGCCGGTGGGCATGTTCGTCGGCGGCAACGCCGAGCGCGAGACCTACCGCGCCCTGGGCGTCAGTTGGTTCGTCCAGGGGTCCGACCAGTCGCTGCTGCGCCAGGCGGCGCAGGCCATGGCCCGCCCACCTTCCACCGAGTCCGCATGA